The following proteins are encoded in a genomic region of Tigriopus californicus strain San Diego chromosome 6, Tcal_SD_v2.1, whole genome shotgun sequence:
- the LOC131881836 gene encoding patched domain-containing protein 3-like isoform X2, which produces MTETVEEPGLVGVEAMPPCRFGNLTVIMTKFIENCFFRLGLLIGNHPWKTVIGALLLCAVCSSGMAFWLQITDDELLWTPYGSPFLEDKKWIEENFPKDMRYESVIIEGDNVLTPEHVQYLAKLNENVINATTEDKLHNYTDLCIRDLDAVSKEDCYQESILRLWNSDLNVIMKLSQDDILEAIDEALLDERSRVKTLLSGLAFDGSGHVLSAKGLMNVWILRENGTKEENQASIDEAAFDWETVFINIVVGEDVPSGLPNGSKMYGLAERSYNDEIDGVVNSNFLLFLVGFGFIFIYIAVVLGRWNCMEQRVLLALMGILVIGLSIFASFGLCFYMRIFFADMHPIIPFLLLGIGVDDMFVIVQSLENLTPKQKYLPVAQRIGLTMKHAGVSITVTSITDMAAFLIGSSSSMPILRTFCLFAAMGVLFLYIFASTFFVACLALDEGRIDARKPCGCCSRPKRSDWTPNKVSQIEIGKLVFEKGITKYLFKLPVQILVIIIVLTAFGAGVYGITQMKLDYNSIWYMRKNSYQVGFYDATARLFPDNGERVQVYIGQIKYWVHLESLLKVKDTLDGNSYIREGSIQYWFDTFYHDFCVPNEESVDVFAEFEGFHKDDVHLNCSTEMGFKKSFLLFLDENRNFYQDLKFNVTLEDEDPSNLWNTGAFEITASRANFQHSELQNTTIQNVAMDQVKNEMSAVQFGGDDFSTPIVYGFMYIQWEANKSIVSELIRNLVLTFATIVVVTLFLVANIRVSLFVLICVVFTVANVCGFAHFMGLTIEIVTSLILILSCGLALDYAAHIGVAYLCSKGQTRKALNFQKKPRKLQFPWGQLCFTVDSVRSRPSFFWPSATPTFSPHSLRCSPWLSLLASSMGSCS; this is translated from the exons ATGACGGAGACCGTGGAAGAGCCAGGTTTAGTGGGCGTGGAGGCCATGCCTCCTTGCCGATTTGGGAATCTGACCGTGATTATGACCaagttcattgaaaattgtttcttCAG ATTGGGTCTATTGATTGGAAATCATCCATGGAAGACGGTGATTGGAGCTCTTCTTCTATGCGCCGTTTGCTCCAGTGGAATGGCTTTTTGGCTCCAAATCACCGACGACGAACTCCTGTGGACTCCCTACGGATCTCCA TTCCTGGAGGATAAGAAGTGGATCGAGGAAAACTTTCCAAAAGACATGCGGTACGAGTCGGTAATCATCGAGGGAGATAATGTTTTGACACCAGAACATGTACAATAC TTGGCGAAGCTCAATGAAAACGTTATCAACGCCACGACAGAAGATAAACTCCATAACTATACCGACCTCTGCATACG GGATTTGGACGCAGTGTCGAAAGAAGATTGTTATCAGGAGAGTATCTTAC GCCTTTGGAACAGTGACTTGAACGTGATCATGAAACTTAGCCAAGACGATATCTTGGAAGCTATTGATGAGGCTCTTCTTGATGAAAG GTCACGGGTGAAAACTCTTCTCTCTGGCTTGGCTTTTGATGGCTCTGGCCATGTTCTGAGTGCCAAAGGTCTCATGAATGTGTGGATCCTTCGTGAAAATGGCACCAAAGAAGAGAACCAAGCCAGCATTGATGAGGCCGCATTTGATTGGGAGACCGTGTTTATCAACATTGTGGTTGGAGAAGATGTTCCATCGGGTCTTCCGAATGGATCCAAGAT GTATGGATTGGCCGAGAGAAGCTACAATGATGAGATCGATGGAGTTGTGAATAGcaatttcttgcttttcttggTTGGATTTGGCTTCATCTTCATCTATATCGCGGTTGTTTTGGGTAGATGGAATTGCATGGAACAAAGG GTACTTCTTGCATTGATGGGAATTTTGGTGATTGGCTTATCCATCTTTGCCTCCTTTGGATTGTGCTTTTATATGAGGATTTTCTTTGCCGACATGCATCCAATCATCCCTTTCCTTTTACTTGGCATCGGAGTGGACGATATGTTCGTAATTGTACAG TCTCTTGAAAACCTGACCCCTAAACAGAAATATCTGCCAGTGGCTCAACGCATTGGGTTGACAATGAAACACGCCGGAGTTTCTATTACAGTCACTTCGATCACAGATATGGCCGCTTTTCTGATTGGATCAAGCTCG AGTATGCCTATTTTGCGGACATTCTGCCTTTTTGCCGCGATGGGAGTCTTGTTCTTATACATCTTTGCCAGCACCTTTTTTGTGGC TTGCCTAGCCCTTGATGAAGGAAGGATTGATGCCCGAAAGCCATGTGGTTGTTGCTCTAGACCTAAACGTTCGGATTGGACACCAAACAAAGTCAGTCAAATCGAAATTGGCAAATTGGTCTTTGAAAAAGGCATCACCAAATATCTGTTCAAGCTTCCTGTTCAG ATtttggtcatcatcatcgtgcTAACTGCATTCGGTGCTGGTGTATATGGGATCACTCAAATGAAGTTGGATTACAACTCAATATGGTACATGCGAAAAAACTCTTACCAAGTGGGGTTTTACGATGCTACGGCCAGACTGTTTCCAGACAATGGTGAACGTGTCCAAGTCTACATTG GGCAAATCAAGTATTGGGTCCATTTAGAATCTCTCTTGAAAGTAAAGGACACTCTGGACGGAAACTCATATATTCGAGAAGGGTCCATTCAGTATTGGTTCGATACCTTCTACCACGATTTCTGCGTTCCAAACGAGGAGTCCGTGGATGTATTTGCAGAGTTTGAAGGATTCCACAAAGACGATGTCCACCTCAATTGTTCAACAG aaatgggattcaagaaaagctttcttctttttctggatGAAAATCGAAATTTTTACCAGGACCTGAAATTCAACGTGACTTTAGAAGACGAAGACCCATCGAACTTATGGAACACAGGGGCCTTCGAGATCACG GCTTCTCGAGCGAATTTCCAACATAGTGAGCTTCAAAACACCACGATTCAAAACGTGGCCATGGACCAGGTCAAGAACGAAATGAGTGCTGTTCAATTCGGCGGAGATGATTTTTCCACTCCGATTGTTTATGGATTCATGTACATTCAATGGGAAGCCAACAAG AGCATTGTTTCGGAGCTCATTCGGAATCTGGTATTGACCTTCGCCACTATCGTGGTCGTGACCTTATTCCTGGTGGCCAACATTCGGGTTTCCCTGTTCGTGCTCATTTGTGTGGTCTTCACCGTGGCCAATGTTTGCGGGTTTGCTCATTTTATGGGCCTCACTATTGAAATAGTGACTTCCCTCATCCTAATCTTGAGCTGTGGACTCGCTTTGGACTACGCCGCTCACATTGGCGTCGCATATCTCTGCTCTAAAGGCCAAACCAGAAAAG
- the LOC131881994 gene encoding uncharacterized protein LOC131881994 isoform X2, translating to MSSQKMEPKPLPPLPDGIPFKSQSAAETSLGILMCGGLETNTQDPTLCHLFNRTLWAWQAFPSLLVGGGRGLIFEGAEKIALIGSRITPEGGTNATQIFDGSKWTLGPELPHKSWGLQNVGLNESHHLIVGGYAVGVWFLDEVLIFDMESLAIQQIEPYPERTLIFGALKYSYEGRDYVLCFGDQSDPLDKFMYQLDLDSFTWGKFSGETPVTIVSARSMMVSPNTMWIAGVLSSKWNAGPFSYKLTLKNGEAIWNETPPLASSQVMLGTLERELIE from the coding sequence ATGAGCTCCCAGAAAATGGAACCCAAACCACTACCCCCACTCCCTGATGGAATTCCATTCAAATCCCAATCAGCTGCCGAAACAAGCTTAGGGATCTTGATGTGTGGTGGTCTGGAAACAAATACCCAAGATCCAACGTTGTGCCACCTCTTCAACAGGACATTGTGGGCGTGGCAAGCCTTCCCGTCATTATTAGTCGGAGGCGGTCGGGGTTTGATCTTTGAAGGGGCTGAGAAGATCGCTCTCATTGGAAGCCGAATTACCCCTGAAGGAGGCACCAATGCTACGCAGATATTTGATGGATCCAAATGGACCCTTGGTCCAGAGTTGCCGCACAAAAGCTGGGGTTTGCAAAATGTGGGACTCAATGAGTCCCACCATCTAATCGTGGGTGGATATGCTGTAGGAGTGTGGTTCTTGGATGAAGTATTGATCTTTGACATGGAATCCCTAGCCATTCAGCAAATCGAACCATATCCTGAACGCACCCTAATCTTTGGTGCCTTAAAGTACTCTTACGAAGGCAGGGATTATGTTCTTTGTTTTGGAGATCAAAGCGACCCACTTGACAAGTTCATGTACCAACTTGACTTGGACAGTTTCACATGGGGCAAGTTTAGTGGAGAAACCCCGGTAACGATCGTGTCGGCACGCTCAATGATGGTTAGTCCGAATACCATGTGGATCGCCGGGGTTCTATCGTCAAAATGGAACGCGGGCCCTTTCTCTTACAAACTGACATTGAAGAATGGAGAGGCCATTTGGAACGAAACGCCTCCGCTGGCGTCAAGCCAGGTCATGCTTGGAACTCTGGAGAGAGAGctcattgaatga
- the LOC131881994 gene encoding uncharacterized protein LOC131881994 isoform X1, giving the protein MHFLTISILQHICFFQFFAISWAYELCSQGNCYALDQSKTHFSSLELMQIHHCFGLLYLKTVSNVGVGSLTVKDLARCTFEYGTANERVEVIPMKEEFQFCSYGAQQPTCAMSSQKMEPKPLPPLPDGIPFKSQSAAETSLGILMCGGLETNTQDPTLCHLFNRTLWAWQAFPSLLVGGGRGLIFEGAEKIALIGSRITPEGGTNATQIFDGSKWTLGPELPHKSWGLQNVGLNESHHLIVGGYAVGVWFLDEVLIFDMESLAIQQIEPYPERTLIFGALKYSYEGRDYVLCFGDQSDPLDKFMYQLDLDSFTWGKFSGETPVTIVSARSMMVSPNTMWIAGVLSSKWNAGPFSYKLTLKNGEAIWNETPPLASSQVMLGTLERELIE; this is encoded by the exons ATGcactttttgacaatttcaattcttCAACATATCTGCTTTTTCCAATTCTTTGCTATATCCTGGGCTTATGAACTGTGCTCCCAAGGCAATTGCTACGCCTTAGACCAGTCCAAAACtcacttttcttctttggaactGATGCAGATTCACCACTGCTTTGGACTGTTGTATCTTAAAACCGTTTCCAACGTTGGAGTTGGCAGTCTGACGGTTAAGGACTTGGCACGGTGCACATTTGAATACGGAACAGCAAATGAACGAGTTGAAGTCATCCCAATGAAAGAGG aatttcaattttgtagCTACGGAGCGCAACAGCCAACTTGCGCCATGAGCTCCCAGAAAATGGAACCCAAACCACTACCCCCACTCCCTGATGGAATTCCATTCAAATCCCAATCAGCTGCCGAAACAAGCTTAGGGATCTTGATGTGTGGTGGTCTGGAAACAAATACCCAAGATCCAACGTTGTGCCACCTCTTCAACAGGACATTGTGGGCGTGGCAAGCCTTCCCGTCATTATTAGTCGGAGGCGGTCGGGGTTTGATCTTTGAAGGGGCTGAGAAGATCGCTCTCATTGGAAGCCGAATTACCCCTGAAGGAGGCACCAATGCTACGCAGATATTTGATGGATCCAAATGGACCCTTGGTCCAGAGTTGCCGCACAAAAGCTGGGGTTTGCAAAATGTGGGACTCAATGAGTCCCACCATCTAATCGTGGGTGGATATGCTGTAGGAGTGTGGTTCTTGGATGAAGTATTGATCTTTGACATGGAATCCCTAGCCATTCAGCAAATCGAACCATATCCTGAACGCACCCTAATCTTTGGTGCCTTAAAGTACTCTTACGAAGGCAGGGATTATGTTCTTTGTTTTGGAGATCAAAGCGACCCACTTGACAAGTTCATGTACCAACTTGACTTGGACAGTTTCACATGGGGCAAGTTTAGTGGAGAAACCCCGGTAACGATCGTGTCGGCACGCTCAATGATGGTTAGTCCGAATACCATGTGGATCGCCGGGGTTCTATCGTCAAAATGGAACGCGGGCCCTTTCTCTTACAAACTGACATTGAAGAATGGAGAGGCCATTTGGAACGAAACGCCTCCGCTGGCGTCAAGCCAGGTCATGCTTGGAACTCTGGAGAGAGAGctcattgaatga